One window from the genome of Nicotiana sylvestris chromosome 9, ASM39365v2, whole genome shotgun sequence encodes:
- the LOC138877247 gene encoding uncharacterized protein: MSDIAKVDKKTYDYLIEEPPERWKRSCSPRRRYNLLTTNIIESMNSVLLEARELPILIMMDFIQVKLQRWFDERRNEAEGTFYDVSCWVEEELKKKIDLAFTFNVFPVDSWPSRVEEEGITFLVDLNKRTCDCFQFQFDELPCIHAIAAIEKRNIKKSNFCSHWYLKESWMKTFERQIHHVGHTDSWIVPESVKSQIVKPPDFKVPPGRRQKKRHIPTTESSKITFKYGRCRRIDHNRTSCIYSPTVHQFSRKHRE, from the exons ATGTCAGATATAGCAAAAGTAGATAAGAAGACTTATGACTACTTGATAGAAGAACCACCGGAAAGGTGGAAACGTTCTTGTAGTCCACGACGAAGATATAACTTGCTCACAACAAACATAATTGAGTCAATGAATTCTGTCCTATTAGAAGCAAGGGAGCTGCCTATATTAATAATGATGGATTTCATTCAAGTGAAGCTACAACGTTGGTttgatgaaagaagaaatgaagcagAAGGAACTTTTTATGATGTTTCTTGTTGGGTAGAGGAggaattaaagaaaaaaatagattTAGCATTTACTTTTAAT GTCTTCCCTGTTGATTCATGGCCttctagagttgaagaagaaggaataaCTTTCTTGGTGGACTTAAACAAAAGAACATGTGATTGTTTTCAGTTTCAATTTGATGAATTACCATGCATACATGCAATTGCAGCTATCGAGAAGAGAAACATCAAGAAGTCCAACTTTTGTTCGCACTGGTACTTAAAGGAATCTTGGATGAAAACATTTGAAAGACAAATACATCATGTAGGACATACTGATTCTTGGATTGTACCAGAGAGTGTTAAGTCACAAATTGTTAAACCTCCAGATTTCAAAGTGCCACCAGGTAGAAGGCAGAAGAAAAGGCATATTCCAACTACCgagtcatcaaaaataacattcaaATATGGTCGTTGCAGAAGAATTGATCATAATAGAACAAGTTGTATATATTCTCCGACGGTCCATCAATTTTCAAGAAAGCATAGAGAATAG